In Clostridiales bacterium, one genomic interval encodes:
- a CDS encoding ABC transporter permease subunit: protein MKRISFKKDNKDVKEKSIWITIKKNYDMYLILIPGLVYLIIFKYLPMYGVTIAFQDFNIFKGISGSKWVGLMHFRNLLYSKEFFRVFRNTLLLSIYDIIFLFPLPIFIAIVLNEIKNIFYKKTVQTIIYLPHFLSWVVVSGIFINILSPSGGFVNNIISLFGGKPISFLMDKHWFRSILVISSGWKGAGWSAIIYIAAITGISPELYEAAKIDGAGRIKQIIYITLPGIASTIVMLFILRLGHILQVGTEQVLLMYNPTVYDVGDVIGTYVYRMGLGKMDYSFSTAVGLFNSVIGFVLVMIANALSRKLVKRSIW from the coding sequence ATGAAGCGTATATCATTTAAGAAGGATAATAAAGATGTGAAAGAAAAAAGCATATGGATAACCATTAAAAAAAATTATGATATGTATCTGATTTTAATACCGGGGTTAGTATATTTAATAATATTTAAATATTTACCGATGTATGGGGTGACAATAGCCTTTCAAGATTTTAATATTTTCAAGGGGATTTCGGGAAGCAAGTGGGTCGGGCTAATGCATTTCAGAAACCTTTTATATTCAAAGGAGTTTTTCAGGGTATTCCGCAATACGCTTTTGTTGAGTATATATGATATTATATTTCTCTTTCCACTGCCGATTTTCATAGCTATTGTTCTGAATGAAATTAAAAATATCTTTTATAAAAAGACAGTGCAGACTATTATATATCTGCCGCATTTCCTGTCATGGGTGGTAGTTTCGGGTATTTTTATAAATATACTTTCGCCTTCGGGCGGGTTTGTTAATAATATTATTTCTTTATTTGGAGGCAAGCCTATCTCATTTTTGATGGACAAACATTGGTTCAGGAGTATACTGGTGATTTCTTCCGGATGGAAGGGAGCAGGCTGGAGTGCTATTATCTACATTGCGGCAATCACTGGAATAAGCCCGGAACTGTATGAAGCTGCAAAGATAGATGGGGCAGGAAGAATTAAACAGATTATTTATATTACATTGCCGGGGATTGCATCTACTATAGTCATGCTTTTTATACTGAGGTTAGGTCATATTCTGCAGGTTGGTACAGAACAGGTTTTGCTTATGTATAATCCAACTGTTTATGATGTAGGTGATGTTATAGGTACATATGTTTATAGAATGGGTCTGGGGAAAATGGATTACAGTTTCAGCACCGCCGTAGGTCTGTTTAATTCCGTAATCGGATTTGTACTTGTAATGATAGCAAATGCCTTAAGTAGAAAATTGGTAAAGAGAAGCATTTGGTAA